The Malus domestica chromosome 10, GDT2T_hap1 genome contains a region encoding:
- the LOC103419720 gene encoding uncharacterized protein, producing MGQEEEQQQLQQRQGEEAPPSSSQATSQEPSTQTAPPPPPFDPSRMNGIIKRKALIKELAAAYHAECLAYCQEILELQRKSDEPFIDLKPPEDMKKEIMRPPKRLKTPARH from the exons ATGGGTCAAGAAGAAGAACAGCAACAACTGCAGCAGCGACAAGGAGAAGAAGCTCCTCCATCTTCTTCCCAGGCGACCTCTCAGGAACCCTCCACCCAAACCGCCCCTCCTCCTCCCCCGTTCGATCCCAGTCGAa TGAATGGCATCATCAAAAGAAAGGCTTTGATAAAAGAGTTAGCTGCTGCATACCATGCAGAGTGCCTTGCATACTGTCAAGAGATTTTGGAACTTCAAAGGAAATCGGATGAG CCATTTATCGACCTGAAACCTCCGGAGGATATGAAGAAGGAGATAATGCGGCCCCCCAAGCGTCTAAAGACCCCCGCTAGACACTGA